The DNA window ctTTATAGCTCGCCTGaaaactacgagacgaatctttcaagcctaattaaaacataattaacaCGTAGGGGTGACTTTAACACTTctgactaatcatgaactaattaggctcaaaagatttgtctatatataatatttccctactgtgcaattagtttcttatttcatctatatataatattttatttagatgttcaaagatttgatgtgatgttttttaagaacaatgttttggaactaaacgggccctAAATGTGTGGAGGCGAAACTTCAGTTTACTTTTATTGTTGAGTAGTTTTCCCATCCTTAAAAATGTActatgttttctatgtaaaattagTGTTATCTGATATAGTACCTAAttaagatgagaaaaaaatactctttattgaaaaatgcTCTTTATTGTTACATATCTGTGTACCCTAGATTTCATTTCCACGAAGCTGCGCTACTGTCtcatcataaattatattgcaaatcacattttctttttgtgtcaCTACCATCCGTGTTTGATTACGGTTccgtttagttctcaaaatcttttttccaaaaacatcagattgaatttttggatatctaaataaagcattaaatatacataaacattaaaactaattacacaattatggaGAAATCgttagacgaatcttttgagcctaaatagtacatgattagtcataagtgctacagtaaccaacatatgctaatgacagattcattagactcaaaagattcgtctcgtggtttccagacaaaatttgaaatttattttataactagactatatttaagtacttcaaatgtgtgaaCGTACGTGTCAATGTGACCTCtctcccaaaatttttacCAACCGAACAGGTCCCCTCTAGTCTTTAAGAGCAAGGTCAATAGTACAGCCAACAACCGGCTATACTCATTGGCACGTCACTTTATAGCCAGTAGTCGAACTAACCGGTACATTAAGTGGGCTATTACATGTACTATCtcttattaatataataattaattctgCATGCACATGTAACTGTGTAGGATCCAAAGAGAAATCAATATGTGTGGCCATTTGTGTGTGTTGTGGCATGAAGATTCGTTTATATTAGAAAACTGATTCTAATCAAATGCCAAAGGAAAGATATAAATCTTATCAATACTGTATCGTCCTTCAAATAAAATCCATTCTAGctttgcatgaataaataaatatacatacGTCAAGAAAACATAGGAAGGAGGAaccgaaaaaaaatctgtgaAAGACGaacggaaaaataaaatctgcATGGATATGGTTGGGTACAAGAGGAACATGAGCGGCAGGGTGCGCAGCCATCtatccggcggcggcagcagcactTCCACGCCATGCACCATTGTTGGTGGTGGCGGAGATCGGCTCGAGTGGAAGAGAGAAGCAACCTGTGTGAATATGTGTGAATAGAGTGCGAGATGTAGAGAGCGTGAGAGAAGCACACAGGATCGATGCGGCTTGATGTGGTCCcacaaaatatgtttttttttatcgctaACGCAACTGCATGTGAGCGCATCGTATGTGGAATCATACTAGCGCCCCATGATAGACTAGTCGCTCGCttaatttcttctctctcaccTGTTCTCACTCCTCCCCGTAACAAATTTGATGATATGGAATATTTTGTAGCCTGAGTAGGATTATTGTACCAGCTCTAAACAGTCCCATGTGATGTCACATTATTTAGGGTAGGCCGGTAGGGCCAGCGATCGAGCATGTGCACAATCCACTCGGGTCCTTCCGGGAAGATATACAGCTTTGTCAGTTAACCATGATCACACGCAAGTGCTGATGCAACTGATGAGCGCGGTTGTCTCTTGCTCTCAGAGGATAGAAGCAGTAGGTACAGAACCCAAGatccgagagagagagagagaggggagcgaGAGCAGCCATGGCGGCCGTTGGGGGCATGCTCACCGGCGCCGTCCTCACGATGGTGAGCAAGCAGATTGGCTCCGCCATTGGTGGTCAGGTCAAGCTGCACTGGGATTTCGACGAAGACCTGGAGAACATGAAGATGACGCTGGAGACCCTGGAGGCGTTTCTCAGCGACGCCGAGAGAAGGTCCGTCGCCGAGGAGTCGGTACGGCTGTGGCTGAAGCGACTCAAGAACGCCGTCTACGACATCTCCGACATGATCGAGGTGTTCCAAGCCAACACCACGCGAGGGGTAAATTGTTTCTTGCCAGATTTCAATAAACCAAGCCTTCCTTCTGTATGGTCCAGGCGTTTTACGACGCAGCTAGTGGATGCAGAGGAGctgtttgttgttttttttttcccaatccGGTAGAAtagatctatttatactaGCATCAATTATTGATAGTATAACTTTAGAGATTTgttccggtccaacaaaaagtatcttgagatatcaaatcatttctcaccattagatctaacTGAGTGGGGATGTacgctgttagatccaacgatcaaaaaacgatttggtatcgcaaggtaccggtacctcgagatacttttttattggactgcAAAATTGTTCCCATATTCCACGAGTTCCAGtccatcaattttttaatatgctGACAGttaataacaaaaacattGCAGAGCAAAATTATGATCCCCTGTCTTGCAATTGGTCCCAATATAGAAATGGCCAAACAAATGAAAAGGATGAGAGACAAACTAGAAAACATCGCCAAACAGCACAACAACTTCAGTTTTATGTCCGAGAGTTACTCCAACAGACAGCAACTACTTTATTCTGAACGGAGAACATCACCCAAGGTGGAAGAAGCAGCCATAGTCGGAATGACTCAAGAGAAGCAAAACATATTAGATTGTTTATCTGATAATCTCTTGACCCAAGATTTCATTATCCTTGCGATATATGGCATGGGAGGGATTGGCAAGACAACCTTAGCACAGTTAGTTTTCAAAGACAAAAGATTCAAAGAGTACTCTCAGGTGTGGGTCTATGTGTCTCAGGATTTTGACTTGGATAAAATCGAGAGCTCTATAATTTCACAACTCTCCAAAAGGGAGCCCAGTATGACAACTGATTTGGAGATGGCAACACCTGATATGAAGATTATCATTGTCTTGGATGATCTTTGGGAGAACAATGGTTTTAAATTAGATAACTTGAAGCTTAGGCTAAATGTGGGCAAGGGGGCCAAGGTGATTGTAATAGTTACCACACGTGAGGAAGGCATTGCTAGGAGATTTTCTACGGTCACACCATATTTGTTAAAGCCATTGTCATATGAAATGTGCTGGGaactaataaaacaaaaatgtgcCTTTAAAGACAGAGATGACAAGGAATGGTTGGAAAGTATAGGGATAGAGATTGCAAGGAAGTGTGGAGGTGTGGCATTAGCAGCTCTATCCCTTGGGTACATGCTGCATTCCAAAGGGGTCGATGAATGGGAATCAGTGAGAGATAGCAATATTCTGAATGAACCTACCTCAGATGATGTATCTTCACCTTACCATGTGCTTGCATCCTTGAAGTTAAGCTATGTCAGAATGAAGCCATGCTTGAAGATGTGTTTTGGCTACTGTGCTATTTTTCCAAAAGGCCAAAAGATGGTTAAGGATGATTTAATTCTTCAGTGGATTTCCCTTGATTTTATCGAGCCATCAAAAGTTTACTCCCCAAGGCAGATTGGTGAGATATATGTTACTGAGCTTTTGGGAATGTCATTTCTTCAACATTATTCAAAGTCATCATCGGTAATGGACAGTTCTATTGTCTTCATTTTAATTTATCGAGTGATTTTATGGTAATTAGAATAAATGCAGTAGTGGTTTTATAGGATGTTTAATTACTTGTTGCTaatttaaggtaaaaaatagaaagtaaTATGagaaatatttgaatatattgtatatttaatttttgtactTACTATTCGGAACCaaccaaaaattttacccTTAACTTCAAATAATGTTACATATAACAATCAACAACAATATATAATAACCAATGTATTCagtatatgattaaaatttaaatatttatcctAACAATTAAATTCTAATACTTATGATGCCATTAGGAATATCAGGTGCAATTTATGGGTTGGCGActagtaaaataaaatcatcGGTCCACCTATCATAATCTTATACCTTCTCTTGTCAATGGTCGAGTAAAGGCAATCAATATCCCGCTACCCTGTGATCTCCAGGTGCCTGAGTATAGAAAAGAGGTCACtattttactagtagtataatttaatctataccattaatttatttttattgaacgactgtgattaaattatactaccaataatattaggtgtattagaaatttgaagggggtaatattgtcttattattgtgatctttattacaaaaataaataaaattaaaaaaatactgctaatcaagtaattaacaaagtacaaaaataccttttttctactggtagtataatactaccagtaaaatgtacCGGACAGATAGTTTTCATAATCTGGATGCTTCACTGAttgattttattcaaatttaattaCTTGATCATGTGTGAAGTTTCATGGTTTGTCTTGTACATAACATAACACAGCTAAGTACAATTGTTGCAGAGTGTCACAGCGCATGAAGGGAATGTTACATTGTTAACCATGCACGACCTGGTGCATGATCTTGCAAGATCGGTCATGGTGGATGAAATTCTGGTTTCCAGCGAACAAGACAAGAATGGCAAAAGCAGCTACCGATATGCGTTGCTCAATGACAGCAGCAAGCCATTGAAATCATTCACCAAGTTTCCTGCCAAGATAAGAGCATTGCGTTTTGTCGACTGTGCCAAAAGTGTGCTCCATGATGGCGCATTTTCAGGTGCCAAGTACCTGCGCGTCTTGGATTTAAGCGAGTGCTCTGTACAGAAGTTGCCAGATTCTGTCGGTGATTTGAGGCAGTTGAGGTATCTCAGTGCTCCAGGAATCCAAGATACTATGATTCCTGGTTGTATAACCAAGCTcccaaaattaatatatctCAATCTCAGTGGATCTTCAATGCTCTTTTCACTACCAGAGTCAATTGGAGAAATGGGCAGCCTGATGTATCTTGATTTATCAGGTTGTTCAGGAATTCAAAGAGTACCACAATCATTTGGGAAGCTCAATTTGTCATATCTGGATCTGTCAAATTGCTCTAGCCTTAAGGGCGTATCAGAAATATTGGGGAACCTCACTAAGCTGCAGCATTTGAACTTATCATATTGCCAATATGTAGAGAAACTAGGAAATTTGGGTAACCTGACGAAACTGCGGTATTTTCACTTTTCAAGCTCAGGTTCTCCAGGGGTGTCAGAAAAAGATGTTTTCGGTGGGGGCACCAAACTTGAGTATTTAAACCTATCGACAGAGTTCACAGATACCAAAATCAAAAGGCTTCCTGAAGCTGTGGGTAGCttcattaaattgaagtatttGAACTTATCTGGATGGACAGAACTAGAAGAATTGCCAAGATCATGGGGTGCTCTTCAAAATTTGATCCATCTTGATTTATCAAATTGTTACAAGATAAAAGGTGTGCCAGAAACCTTGGGTAGCCTTACCAAgctccaaaatttgaatttatcatactgctgctgctaccgaGAAACTCGATGTCAGCTTATTGGGCTTGAAGAAGTGGTAGGCAAGCTCACCGCACTTCGGAATTTGTATTTATCAAAATGCCTGGATACTCTCTTCTTTGGGATTAAAGGTAAATACAGGGACGAACAAATGGAGATGTACACTTCAGAACTTGTGTGCCAAAATTTCCTTGCATCTCTCAGTTCGCTTACCAATCTAGAGGAGCTGGACTTATCTGATAACTTGAGTATCAAAACTCTACCTGAGAGTATTGGTGACCTGGAGAACCTGCATACACTTAACCTCTCGAGCTGTGATGGTCTATGTCAGCTTCCAAGAGTTATGCGCGAGATGGAAAGTCTGAAACATTTGAATGTTTCTAGTTGTTATCATCTGGACAAGTCAACTGTACCTAAGTTTGACAGTAGTGCGGTCCTGCTACCACACTTTGTGGTTCAAGCTTGGGATCGTGAATCTAGCAGCAATGTCTTTCTGCTTCAGGATGTAAACACTACTGAGCTGGAGATAAGCAAATTGGAAAACGTGGTCAGTGTAAAAGAGGCCCAGAGAATAAGATTAAAGGAGAAAGAGATTATCTCAGAATTGTCGCTCAGCTGGACACGAGATGCGAGGAGATTTGTGGAGGATCAGAACGTGTTGGCAGAGCTAGAACCGTCAGGTCAGTTGTACGAGTTCAAGCTGCAGGGCTACAGCAGCGCAGCATTTCCAGACTGGCTGATGGATGTTGCTTCTCACCGTTTCCCCTGGCTCAAGAGCATCGATCTGGTGGATCTGCCCAACTGCACCTGCCTGCCACCGCTCGGTCAGCTGCAGCAACTGGAGACCTTGTCACTCGATGGACTCAATGGCATTACCAAGATCGATGGCCAGTTCTGTGGTGGATCATCAGGAGCATTTCACCGACTCAAGAgtttttccatgtccaacATGGAAGGGCTGGAGGAGTGGCGGACCAGGTACTCCTCCTCCGGCAACGGCAGATGTACGAGGAAGTTCATGTTCCCTAGACTGAAGAAACTGAAAATACATCACTGCCCCAAGTTGAGCCTCAGGAGTCGCCCTCCTAAAGCTGTTCACTGGGAGATCGAGGGAAGCGACAATGTGATATCGTCGTGGCCGAGAGCCTCTGCCTCGTCGTCATCCGCCGTGCCAATATACAAGCTGATCATCAAATCCTGCAGGTTGCCACTGCACCAGTGGAGCCTGCTTCAGAGGCTAACTATCAAGTCTTTAGTCATCGAGTCGTGCAGTGATCTGAACAGCAGCTCGCCGGAGATCGCTCAAGCCTTGTCCTGCTCCCTCCAAGAACTCTTCCTGAAATGGGATGACGATAATCCGGAGCTGCCCAGCTGGATGAGCATGCTCACACATCTTAACAGTTTGCATATAAGTACTAGGTGCCCGGAGCTGAAGGTGTCAGGAGGGGTCATGAAGCAGCTCAGTTCTTTACGCTTGCTGACTCTACATGAATGTGCAGCCATGGCATCACTGCCAGAGTGGTTGGGAGAGCTCCCTTCTCTCTGTGAACTGCGGATCGAGAAGTGCCCCAGACTGAACAATCTGAAAAGGGCCATGGATGATCGCCGCCTCACCTCCATCAGGTCGCTGCATGTGAAATCCTGTGAAAGCATTTCGGTGCTACCAGAAAGCTTGGGCGAGCTCATGTCTCTCGAGGTTCTTCATATCGATGGGTGTATCAGTATCAAGTCTCTGCCGAAAAGCATTCAAAAACTGACCAATTTGGTGAGTGTACGAGTCCATTCGTCGCCTGAATTGGAGAAGTGGTGTGAATTGGAGGAGAACAAGAACAGGTTCTCCCATCTGCTCAACAAGCATGATGACTGCGATTACAATCATGGGACGGGATAGTTAATTTGTTGAtacatttcttattttttgacaACGATTTTTTGCCATggtaatatttaatcattttgcTGAGACGGAACTTACCTATTGCATGGAGAAACAAAATTGTGGTTGTCACAAAATCATTTTACCAGAATTAAGTGTTGGtgtgagaatttttttttttcatattgctataaataaatttctggTGATAGTGTTATCTCTTTTAGATAATTGGGCGGGGAACTCATAATTGagataaatgaaaaacaaaaaaaagaaaatactaaagACTAAGCTTCAAGCATTTCCTACTTGCTTTAAGCTTCTGGGAGATGCTGTAGTCCAAACATTacggtgtgtttggtttgtggaCTAGGTAGTACTCCTTTAATGTCTTTTTATatgatgtcgttgacttttatattcatgtttgattattcttcttattcaaaaagttatataattattaattattttgttataatttaatttattattataggaactttaagtatgacctataattttgcatatttgaataaaatttttatataagacaaatagtcaaatatagatccaaaagtcaatgatgtcatataaaaaatggaaGGAGTATGGGTTGGAGCCAATCCAGGATAATGGTATgagttggttctatttttttatttggttgaagTGATGAGTTAAGCcgtgttttttgtttggatgcATGGATATGATAGGATAGAATGATCCTGTGACATGTTTGGATGGAGTAAAGGAGGTAGAATGAATTAATGTGGTTACGTCCCCATATTGTGTTGGTGATGTACCTTCAAAATgataatttataatacaaCATAATAAGTTTGGttgatatttaaaaattaactcaacataattgtattaatattaatacaaataatatttgaattgctcgtcatattttaaataataatagaaaataataaatggaATTGTCTATGCCATGTTACAAAAAATTACATCAATAGAAATAACCGAGTGACATCGTCACATAATTTAAAgttctaataaataaatgaattgcTCATGccatttaaataattataaacaaatattaaatGGAATTTTGTACgttatttttatcaatacAAATAATCATGCGTAGCAGGTGCGTCGAAGTGGGACAGAGTCGTCTGGTCATTTTTGATAGATCATCTCATCCTGGATTTGAGGAAACATTCTCTATTTGAGTACATCTCATCCCATCTACGAACCAAATACCCATAAATATAGGATGACTCTTACCCAAACTACCAAAACCTCGCATCCAAATACGCCCTAAAAGAGAAAGGGACGAAGGagagaaaaatgtttttgtgCTTTACTTGTGTAATAAGGATCTTTAGTTCTATGTTTGTGTACCAAGGATCTGGTGCCAACCGCCAAAATCTCAATTAAATCAATCCTTAAGacctaaaatatttatccaaAAATCCTCTCCCAAATAAAATCTCTATATT is part of the Oryza brachyantha chromosome 11, ObraRS2, whole genome shotgun sequence genome and encodes:
- the LOC102714413 gene encoding disease resistance protein RGA2-like, with protein sequence MAAVGGMLTGAVLTMVSKQIGSAIGGQVKLHWDFDEDLENMKMTLETLEAFLSDAERRSVAEESVRLWLKRLKNAVYDISDMIEVFQANTTRGSKIMIPCLAIGPNIEMAKQMKRMRDKLENIAKQHNNFSFMSESYSNRQQLLYSERRTSPKVEEAAIVGMTQEKQNILDCLSDNLLTQDFIILAIYGMGGIGKTTLAQLVFKDKRFKEYSQVWVYVSQDFDLDKIESSIISQLSKREPSMTTDLEMATPDMKIIIVLDDLWENNGFKLDNLKLRLNVGKGAKVIVIVTTREEGIARRFSTVTPYLLKPLSYEMCWELIKQKCAFKDRDDKEWLESIGIEIARKCGGVALAALSLGYMLHSKGVDEWESVRDSNILNEPTSDDVSSPYHVLASLKLSYVRMKPCLKMCFGYCAIFPKGQKMVKDDLILQWISLDFIEPSKVYSPRQIGEIYVTELLGMSFLQHYSKSSSSVTAHEGNVTLLTMHDLVHDLARSVMVDEILVSSEQDKNGKSSYRYALLNDSSKPLKSFTKFPAKIRALRFVDCAKSVLHDGAFSGAKYLRVLDLSECSVQKLPDSVGDLRQLRYLSAPGIQDTMIPGCITKLPKLIYLNLSGSSMLFSLPESIGEMGSLMYLDLSGCSGIQRVPQSFGKLNLSYLDLSNCSSLKGVSEILGNLTKLQHLNLSYCQYVEKLGNLGNLTKLRYFHFSSSGSPGVSEKDVFGGGTKLEYLNLSTEFTDTKIKRLPEAVGSFIKLKYLNLSGWTELEELPRSWGALQNLIHLDLSNCYKIKGVPETLGSLTKLQNLNLSYCCCYRETRCQLIGLEEVVGKLTALRNLYLSKCLDTLFFGIKGKYRDEQMEMYTSELVCQNFLASLSSLTNLEELDLSDNLSIKTLPESIGDLENLHTLNLSSCDGLCQLPRVMREMESLKHLNVSSCYHLDKSTVPKFDSSAVLLPHFVVQAWDRESSSNVFLLQDVNTTELEISKLENVVSVKEAQRIRLKEKEIISELSLSWTRDARRFVEDQNVLAELEPSGQLYEFKLQGYSSAAFPDWLMDVASHRFPWLKSIDLVDLPNCTCLPPLGQLQQLETLSLDGLNGITKIDGQFCGGSSGAFHRLKSFSMSNMEGLEEWRTRYSSSGNGRCTRKFMFPRLKKLKIHHCPKLSLRSRPPKAVHWEIEGSDNVISSWPRASASSSSAVPIYKLIIKSCRLPLHQWSLLQRLTIKSLVIESCSDLNSSSPEIAQALSCSLQELFLKWDDDNPELPSWMSMLTHLNSLHISTRCPELKVSGGVMKQLSSLRLLTLHECAAMASLPEWLGELPSLCELRIEKCPRLNNLKRAMDDRRLTSIRSLHVKSCESISVLPESLGELMSLEVLHIDGCISIKSLPKSIQKLTNLVSVRVHSSPELEKWCELEENKNRFSHLLNKHDDCDYNHGTG